Proteins from one Mesoplodon densirostris isolate mMesDen1 chromosome 1, mMesDen1 primary haplotype, whole genome shotgun sequence genomic window:
- the LOC132478293 gene encoding cholecystokinin receptor type A-like, with protein sequence MDVDSLLLNGSNMTPPCELGIENKTLFCLDQPHASKEWQPAVQILLYSLIFLLSVLGNTLVMTVLIRNKRMRTVTNIFLLSLAVSDLTLCLFCTPFNLIPNLLKDFIFGSAVCKTTTYFMDDFFVPFPGTSVSVSTFNLVAISLERYGAICKPLQSRVWQTKSHALKVIAATWCLSFTMTPYPIYSNLVPFTKNNNQTANMCRFLLPNDVMQQSWHTFLLLILFLIPGIVMMVAYGLISLELYQGIKFDASQKKSARERKPSLGSSGRYEATDGCYLQRSKQAPGKLELLQLSSSGGGRLGRMRSSSPATNLMAKKRVIRMLMVIVVLFFLCWMPIFSANAWRAFDTASAEHRLSGTPISFILLLSYTSSCVNPIIYCFMNQRFRLGFMATFPCCPNPGPPGARGEAGQEVESRTTRASLSRRSYSHASASAPPP encoded by the exons ATGGATGTGGACAGCCTTCTCTTGAATGGAAGCAACATGACGCCTCCCTGCGAACTGGGGATCGAAAACAAGACGCTTTTCTGCTTGGATCAGCCCCATGCTTCCAAAG AGTGGCAGCCAGCCGTGCAGATTCTCTTGTACTCCTTGATATTCCTGCTCAGTGTGCTGGGAAACACGCTGGTCATGACGGTGCTGATTCGGAACAAGAGGATGAGAACGGTCACCAACATCTTCCTGCTCTCCCTGGCTGTCAGTGACCTCACGCTCTGCCTCTTCTGCACGCCCTTCAACCTCATCCCCAACCTGCTCAAGGATTTCATCTTTGGGAGCGCTGTCTGCAAGACCACCACCTACTTCATGGATGA cttctttgttccttttccagGCACCTCTGTGAGTGTCTCCACCTTTAATCTGGTAGCCATATCGCTGGAGAGATATGGTGCAATTTGCAAGCCCTTACAGTCCCGAGTCTGGCAGACAAAATCCCACGCTTTGAAGGTGATTGCCGCTACCTGGTGCCTCTCCTTTACCATGACTCCATACCCGATTTATAGCAACTTGGTGCCTTTTACCAAAAATAACAATCAGACTGCGAACATGTGCCGTTTTCTACTGCCAAATGATGTCATGCAGCAGTCCTG gcaCACCTTCCTGTTACTCATCCTCTTTCTTATTCCTGGAATTGTGATGATGGTGGCATATGGATTAATCTCTCTGGAACTTTACCAGGGAATAAAATTTGATGCTAGCCAGAAGAAGTCTGCTAGAG AAAGGAAGCCGAGCCTCGGCAGCAGCGGCAGATACGAGGCCACCGATGGGTGTTACCTGCAGAGGTCCAAGCAAGCTCCAGGGAAGCTGGAGCTGCTGCAGCTGTCCAGCAGCGGTGGCGGCAGGCTCGGCCGCATGAGAAGCAGCAGCCCCGCGACCAACCTGATGGCCAAGAAGCGGGTGATCCGCATGCTCATGGTCATCGTggttctcttcttcctctgctggATGCCCATCTTCAGCGCCAACGCCTGGCGGGCCTTTGACACCGCCTCTGCCGAACACCGCCTCTCCGGGACCCCCATCTCCTTCATCCTCCTGCTCTCCTACACCTCCTCCTGCGTCAACCCCATCATCTACTGCTTCATGAACCAGCGGTTCCGCCTCGGCTTCATGGCCACGTTCCCCTGCTGCCCCAACCCTGGTCCCCCAGGAGCGAGAGGGGAGGCAGGGCAGGAGGTGGAGAGCAGGACCACCCGGGCCTCTCTGTCCAGGCGCTCGTACAGCCACGCGAGCGCCTCTGCCCCGCCCCCGTGA